The Hymenobacter sp. DG01 genome has a segment encoding these proteins:
- a CDS encoding Imm30 family immunity protein, with protein sequence MLIDVEKEAQKLRSSRLMVDDEQVASFKETIERITSLSDPKHITLLCLGFDDATEMHEVMFGLVHAIESYDAIAGPEVATTNFINALPLLLPHASDWAEILLSRILNDKESQALLRRLLKATSSNIQEVVSSILRNLADEDPKQFKRKVEGVLT encoded by the coding sequence ATGCTCATTGATGTTGAAAAGGAAGCACAGAAGCTACGTAGCAGCCGCCTCATGGTGGATGATGAGCAGGTGGCCTCCTTTAAGGAAACGATTGAGCGTATTACCTCTTTGTCAGATCCCAAGCACATTACCTTATTGTGTTTGGGGTTTGATGATGCCACTGAGATGCATGAGGTTATGTTTGGGCTGGTGCATGCGATTGAGTCTTATGACGCAATTGCAGGCCCTGAAGTAGCTACAACGAACTTCATAAATGCATTGCCACTTTTGCTGCCCCATGCATCAGATTGGGCGGAAATTTTGCTGTCAAGGATCCTCAATGACAAGGAGTCACAGGCATTGCTGCGCCGGTTGTTGAAAGCTACTAGCTCTAATATCCAAGAGGTGGTTAGCTCAATCCTGAGAAACTTAGCTGATGAGGATCCAAAGCAGTTTAAGCGCAAAGTTGAAGGGGTACTTACTTAG